The following proteins are encoded in a genomic region of Oryza brachyantha chromosome 11, ObraRS2, whole genome shotgun sequence:
- the LOC102720840 gene encoding putative disease resistance protein RGA1: MANPWRIAAMGLVVTVLGWFLSPMISLLVNKFFSSLFDASRKIQELAIHTVPKLEQMLREIEEQRMHRKAKKERSAVQHLDELAKIVKSALYEAEDILDLIDYHRIERDIVGGDDDGDDAPHAGSNWHQHIRDAIHACIDCCKNRSAELLPIHRAPSVSLEFSSCCQSVLIWSTNWFQVARDYRDYWSYEVVGITGYYQEDGVAVDSFLPSIARWKLGRRIEKLENTVADVEKSPLLNQKSSGTWNDIVNMNRRSITSSSTRKVFGRDMERDTIRSMLREGPDDSAASSSSSKCYSVICIYGIAGSGKTTLAQYVCDHEKEDKDRYFDTIMLIYISKAYRLEDIFRDMLDEITRNRHSEITDCKGLEAKLVENLRGKRFLLVLDDLWVHDENHEKLLSPLNAGKAGSRILVTTQSKEAALGSNRLIAISDLEEEQYFSMFMHYALDSTVFDDREFIPIGRKIANKLNRSPIAAVTVAGQLWRNPDIRFWQTTANLDVLNKTKGALWWSYNQLVVDVRRCFQYCSIFPRRHEMERDNLVRMWVAQGFVKDNDGHKEDVEDVGQDYFHDLYSCSFLQLKRKVTSDISSGEYFTVHDMFHELAVTIAGSDCVRIDRGIVTEHLPKHVRHLCIECYSGAEFPEQILKLANLRTLIMCNSVGGMSKDDFERVLTRLRKLRVVHLDLQDLSTVPACIGELKHLRYIGISPSLFNDITLPAEFTKLYHLHEFWFSPSIDLHFTSPARMGNLINLRYMHTWKGLDIPDIGRLTLLRNLFRFTVRKDKGYEITQLEHLNSLSFRLFIDHLENITSREEAALARLADKAHLKDLTLRWGGDDEHSTTPRATDPELEAEVLQELRPPSGITSLCIRDYSGARYPSWLSGEDDQGDLPALKYLMFWGCNGSSVPPMFGERFSLLYQLSVAGCSWSSLPDNLDCLTMLKELIVQECPNMQSLPTLPRSLTSIVVSDCNRSLEKSCQTRGHPNWQKIRHIRYKTIR; the protein is encoded by the exons GTAACCGTGCTAGGTTGGTTTCTGTCGCCCATGATCAGCTTGCTGGTGAACAAATTCTTTTCCAGCCTCTTCGATGCGTCGCGGAAGATCCAAGAGCTGGCCATTCATACCGTCCCAAAGCTGGAGCAGATGCTGAGAGAAATCGAGGAGCAGAGGATGCACAGAAAGGCGAAAAAGGAGAGATCTGCCGTGCAACATCTCGACGAGCTTGCCAAGATCGTAAAATCGGCCTTGTACGAAGCAGAAGACATCCTTGATCTCATTGATTATCACCGAATCGAGAGGGAtatcgtcggcggcgacgatgacggtGACGATGCGCCACACGCCGGCAGCAACTGGCATCAGCACATCCGCGACGCCATCCACGCCTGCATTGACTGTTGCAAGAACAGATCAGCTGAGCTGCTACCGATTCATCGTGCCCCGTCGGTTTCCTTGGAGTTCAGCAGCTGCTGCCAATCCGTACTCATCTGGTCAACGAACTGGTTTCAGGTTGCTCGTGATTATCGAGATTACTGGTCATATGAAGTGGTTGGCATCACAGGTTATTACCAG GAAGATGGGGTCGCAGTAGATTCTTTTCTGCCTTCAATTGCCAGATGGAAACTGGGGAGGAGAATagaaaagctagaaaatacTGTTGCGGATGTGGAGAAGTCACCTCTGTTAAACCAGAAAAGCAGTGGCACCTGGAATGATATTGTCAACATGAACAGGAGAAGCATTACATCAAGTAGTACACGGAAGGTATTCGGCCGAGACATGGAGCGTGATACGATAAGAAGTATGCTTCGTGAGGGGCCAGATGATTCTGCAGCGAGTTCCAGTAGCAGCAAATGTTATTCTGTGATTTGCATCTATGGAATTGCAGGGTCTGGGAAGACTACGCTGGCACAATATGTATGTGACCATGAAAAGGAGGACAAAGACAGATATTTCGACACTATCATGCTAATCTATATTTCCAAGGCTTACAGACTGGAAGATATATTTCGTGATATGCTTGACGAGATCACACGAAATCGGCACTCTGAAATTACTGACTGCAAAGGGCTGGAAGCCAAATTGGTGGAGAATTTGAGAGGCAAACGGTTCTTGTTGGTACTGGATGATCTCTGGGTTCACGACGAGAATCACGAGAAGCTGCTTTCTCCCCTCAACGCTGGAAAGGCAGGCAGCAGGATTCTGGTGACAACCCAGAGTAAAGAGGCAGCTCTAGGCTCTAATAGACTTATTGCAATATCTGATTTGGAAGAGGAGCAATACTTCTCAATGTTTATGCATTATGCACTTGACAGTACAGTTTTCGATGATCGAGAATTCATACCGATTGGGAGGAAAATTGCTAACAAGCTAAACAGGTCACCTATTGCAGCAGTTACAGTGGCAGGGCAGCTTTGGAGAAACCCAGACATCAGGTTTTGGCAAACAACCGCAAACCTTGACGTGCTGAATAAGACCAAGGGAGCTCTGTGGTGGAGCTACAACCAACTTGTTGTGGATGTCAGGCGATGCTTTCAGTACTGCAGCATCTTCCCCAGAAGGCATGAAATGGAACGAGACAATCTAGTTCGTATGTGGGTAGCACAAGGATTTGTCAAGGACAACGATGGGCACAAGGAAGATGTAGAAGATGTTGGTCAGGATTACTTCCATGACCTGTATTCGTGCTCATTTCTTCAACTCAAAAGGAAAGTCACCTCTGACATCAGTTCCGGTGAGTACTTCACAGTCCATGACATGTTCCATGAATTAGCAGTGACGATTGCCGGAAGTGATTGCGTTAGAATTGACAGAGGCATCGTGACTGAACATCTTCCTAAACATGTCCGCCATCTTTGCATAGAGTGCTACAGTGGAGCAGAGTTCCCAGAGCAGATTCTGAAGCTGGCAAACCTGCGCACTCTAATCATGTGCAATTCTGTGGGGGGCATGAGCAAAGATGATTTCGAGCGTGTCCTGACGAGGCTAAGGAAGCTGCGAGTGGTGCACTTGGACCTGCAAGATTTGAGCACGGTCCCTGCATGCATTGGCGAACTGAAACATCTTCGCTACATTGGCATCTCACCCTCGCTTTTCAACGACATCACATTGCCAGCCGAATTCACCAAGCTTTACCATCTGCATGAGTTTTGGTTCTCGCCTTCCATTGATTTGCATTTTACCTCCCCGGCAAGAATGGGGAACCTCATCAATTTGCGGTATATGCACACATGGAAAGGCCTGGACATCCCTGACATTGGGAGGCTGACATTGCTCCGGAATCTGTTTCGCTTCACTGTGAGGAAAGACAAGGGGTATGAGATCACACAGCTGGAGCACCTCAACAGCCTTAGTTTCAGGCTGTTCATCGACCATCTTGAAAACATAACAAGCAGGGAGGAAGCAGCTCTAGCTAGGCTAGCAGACAAGGCACACCTGAAGGACCTGACGCTGAGGTGgggtggcgacgacgaacACTCCACGACACCGAGAGCGACAGATCCGGAGCTCGAAGCCGAGGTGCTCCAGGAGCTCCGGCCACCGTCCGGGATCACGTCACTTTGCATCAGAGACTACAGTGGTGCAAGATACCCGAGCTGGTTGTCAGGAGAAGACGATCAGGGAGATCTCCCGGCCTTGAAATATCTCATGTTCTGGGGTTGCAATGGCTCGAGTGTACCACCCATGTTTGGTGAGCGTTTCAGTCTTCTGTATCAGCTCTCGGTTGCAGGCTGCAGCTGGAGCTCTTTGCCTGACAACTTGGACTGCCTGACCATGCTCAAGGAGTTGATCGTCCAAGAGTGTCCAAATATGCAGTCACTGCCTACGCTTCCCCGATCCCTGACGAGCATCGTAGTTTCTGACTGCAACCGCTCTCTTGAGAAGAGTTGCCAGACCCGCGGGCACCCAAACTGGCAAAAGATTAGGCATATACGTTACAAAACAATACGTTAG
- the LOC102721124 gene encoding disease resistance protein RGA2-like, which translates to MKIAIRKINPCTACLCPWKKDKQEKKEGHFDLIMWVHVSQIFDVVDIFKKILQEATRDSCLGLSNLNTLEDKLEAALSGKRFLLVLDDVWYKMGENQNDLQKVVSLLKAGEAGSKILATSRTEEALLALGAVKEKCIPISEMDDSAFLKLFMYYALKGVSIDEQDRRTFEAVGAQIAKKLKGSPLAATIVGTRLRVKPLNYWINFNARQHLGDVMEFLKWSYQHFDKEVRRCFAYCCIFPRRYQLKRDELVKLWVAQGFISVTNGEEKEDIAQRHFDHLLSALFLRPKGWTGHLPRDVRHLFIEIYGEEMISKKVLELQNLRTLIIIHTQHEEELLVEDVLETVFTNLTMLRAFILKVEVRSFMGGRQISIPESIGDLLHLRYFYLSKALYSKVTFPRRFARLYLMEVLDVGYSQWGKVAFSSGEDTTNLINLRVVPYDSELDFPFIGRMESLQTLHKFTVKKEKGHELFQLKKLNKVRHVLKIDGLENVLTKEDAQQAELHEKACIRGLILTWSPSGDMSLQEQDLQSEVIQALGPPTHLQILAIEGYKGSSYPSWMTGDGPEVLMCLRDLLLIDCTELASIPEHSVLFKYLHALEAIRCNWRCFPDNMEHLNSLVKLGIQSCNEILSLPTLPQSLKKLKIKECEQLESLPTIPVSSEIVPQSLKVLIIEECKNLMSLPTLPESLGTLVISFCSIDLPSTLPQSLKKLMLHGFSKIDLSTIPPSLEHFDVLTHDQEFATSCKTDGHENWEKIRHIPETNIRYEEFYREDDEDEEGLEDDEDDDSYVDDEEEDDDVPLGEDQEVDVPSEDGQEDDVPSEDDQDDES; encoded by the exons ATGAAGATCGCGATAAG GAAAATCAACCCTTGCACAGCATGTTTGTGCCCATGGAAAAAGGACAAGCAGGAAAAGAAGGAAGGCCATTTTGACCTTATTATGTGGGTTCATGTTTCTCAGATCTTTGATGTGGTTGACATTTTCAAAAAGATACTTCAGGAGGCTACAAGGGATTCTTGCCTTGGTTTAAGTAATCTTAACACCCTAGAAGATAAGCTGGAGGCGGCACTTAGTGGAAAGCGGTTCCTCTTGGTACTAGATGATGTCTGGTACAAGATGGGTGAGAATCAAAATGATCTACAGAAGGTAGTTTCTCTATTAAAGGCCGGAGAGGCAGGAAGCAAGATTCTAGCAACCAGTCGAACCGAAGAGGCACTGTTAGCTCTGGGTGCAGTCAAAGAAAAATGTATCCCAATATCTGAAATGGATGACAGTGCCTTCCTTAAACTGTTCATGTATTATGCACTTAAAGGTGTTAGCATAGATGAACAAGATCGAAGGACATTTGAAGCGGTTGGGGCTCAGATTGCAAAAAAGCTGAAGGGGTCACCTCTTGCAGCAACTATTGTGGGAACAAGACTACGTGTTAAACCTCTGAACTATTGGATAAATTTTAATGCTCGGCAACATTTGGGTGATGTGATGGAGTTCTTAAAGTGGAGCTACCAGCACTTCGATAAGGAGGTCAGGCGATGCTTTGCATACTGCTGTATTTTCCCAAGAAGATACCAGTTGAAACGTGATGAGTTAGTTAAACTGTGGGTGGCACAAGGGTTCATAAGTGTAACCAatggagaggaaaaggaagaTATTGCTCAGCGTCACTTCGACCATTTACTGTCAGCCTTATTTCTGCGGCCA AAAGGTTGGACAGGACATCTTCCTCGAGATGTTCGCCATCTTTTCATTGAGATTTACGGTGAAGAGATGATCAGTAAGAAGGTGTTAGAATTGCAAAACTTGCGTACACTCATAATAATTCATACTCAACACGAGGAAGAGTTGCTTGTGGAAGATGTCCTTGAGACTGTGTTCACTAATCTGACTATGTTGCGAGCATTTATACTGAAAGTAGAGGTCAGATCTTTTATGGGAGGTCGACAGATTTCTATCCCGGAATCTATTGGTGATTTATTACACCTGCGCTATTTTTATCTTTCGAAAGCATTGTACAGTAAGGTAACTTTTCCAAGAAGATTTGCTCGGCTTTACCTTATGGAAGTTCTGGATGTTGGATACTCGCAGTGGGGCAAGGTGGCATTCTCCTCAGGTGAAGATACAACTAACCTCATAAACTTGCGTGTCGTGCCCTATGATTCAGAACTTGATTTCCCATTCATTGGAAGGATGGAGTCACTGCAAACTTTACATAAGTTCACTGTAAAGAAGGAAAAGGGACATGAACTATTCCAGCTgaagaaactaaacaaggttcGACACGTTCTGAAAATTGATGGGCTTGAAAATGTTCTGACCAAAGAGGACGCTCAACAAGCTGAACTGCATGAAAAGGCATGCATCAGAGGGCTGATACTGACCTGGAGTCCCAGTGGTGATATGAGCCTCCAGGAACAAGATCTCCAATCAGAAGTAATTCAGGCCCTTGGGCCGCCAACACACCTTCAAATACTTGCAATCGAAGGCTACAAGGGTTCAAGTTATCCCAGCTGGATGACGGGTGATGGTCCAGAGGTCCTAATGTGCCTGCGAGACCTTCTGCTCATCGACTGCACTGAACTGGCATCTATTCCTGAGCATAGTGTGCTTTTCAAGTATCTACATGCACTCGAGGCTATTAGATGCAATTGGCGCTGCTTTCCCGACAACATGGAGCACCTCAACTCACTCGTGAAATTGGGAATACAGAGTTGCAATGAAATTCTATCACTTCCAACACTGCCCCAGTCTCTGAAGAAATTGAAGATAAAGGAATGCGAGCAACTTGAGTCACTTCCAACGATTCCAGTCTCTTCAGAAATTG TGCCCCAGTCTCTGAAGGTATTGATTATAGAGGAATGCAAGAATCTAATGTCTCTTCCAACACTGCCTGAATCTCTGGGGACATTGGTGATATCATTTTGCTCGATTGATTTGCCTTCAACACTGCCGCAGTCTCTGAAGAAACTGATGTTACACGGGTTTTCGAAAATTGATCTTTCAACAATTCCTCCTTCTCTGGAACACTTTGATGTCTTAACCCACGATCAGGAGTTCGCAACATCGTGCAAGACAGATGGTCATGAAAATTGGGAAAAGATCCGCCACATTCCCGAAACAAATATTCGATACGAAGAATTTTATCGTGAAG ATGATGAGGACGAAGAAGGGCTGGAAGACGATGAAGACGACGACTCATATGTggacgacgaagaagaagacgatgaTGTCCCATTGGGAGAAGATCAAGAAGTCGATGTCCCATCGGAAGACGGCCAAGAAGATGATGTGCCATCGGAAGACGACCAAGACGATGAATCATGA